The Sphingopyxis fribergensis DNA segment ACCCGCGTCGTCCAGAGATATTCGGCCATCGTCATGATCGGATAGGCGTGAAGCGGTTTTTCCCCGTACGCCTTGTGCACCGCGCGCACATGCTTGCCGTCGCTCGAACTCGGTCCGTCGTGCGGAATATGGAGATTTTCCGACGCGAAATTGACCCCGGACAGGAAAGACCGAACGCCATGCTTGCGCGCTAGCCGGAGCAGCGTCGCGAAAAAGGCATGATCCTGCGGGAAGTCCTGATTGAGCACATTTGCGCGCAGGAAAGCCCGCTGGACATCGCGGACCTCGTCCCATTCGACTACGCAGGTGACCAGGTCGAGGTCGAGGCTTCGAACCAGTTTTTCGATATTATGGACCGCGGGTTCGCTGTTCCAACCGGCATCGACATGCACCGCGAGCAGGCGCAGGCCGTGCTTCGCGGCCATCAGATGCGCGAGATAGGCGCTGTCGACTCCTCCGCTGAGGCCAACGAGCGCATCATAGGGCTTGTCCCTGCCCTCTTCCCTCAGCGTTGCGACGAGGGACGCCATCCGGCGCTCGCCTTCTTCGCCGGGCCACCATTCGTGCGGACTGCGGGCAAAGGCATCTTTGCAGCAGTTGCACTGACCGTCAGGACCGATCTCGACCCCCTCGACATCCTCGGGCATCACGCAGACCGTACAGATTCGGGCGTTGGTTCCGACGATCATCGGTTCTTCGCCTGCAGCCGTGTTTCGTAATCGGGATAGGTGATCAGCACCGCGCGCAGTCGTCCGATAAAGGCAAAGGCGCTTCCCGATGCCGCGGCATCGGCTCCGGCGCCCAGCGCCGCGTCGAGGTGCGCGACCTCGCCCGCACCGCCCAGCGCGATGACGGGAACATCAAGGCCCGGCGCAATCGCCGCGATACCCTCGATATCCATTCCCGTGCGCAATCCGTCGCGGTCGATCGACTGCAGGATGATTTCGCCAACCCCGGCCTTGGCAAGCCGCGCCGCTTCCTGTTCCAGAGGCTTGCCGGTCGAGGTCGTCCGGCTGGCGCCGTCGACGCGATAGTCGAGGCAACCGACGAGGGCCTGGACGCCGAACGCTTCC contains these protein-coding regions:
- a CDS encoding N-acetyl sugar amidotransferase — encoded protein: MIVGTNARICTVCVMPEDVEGVEIGPDGQCNCCKDAFARSPHEWWPGEEGERRMASLVATLREEGRDKPYDALVGLSGGVDSAYLAHLMAAKHGLRLLAVHVDAGWNSEPAVHNIEKLVRSLDLDLVTCVVEWDEVRDVQRAFLRANVLNQDFPQDHAFFATLLRLARKHGVRSFLSGVNFASENLHIPHDGPSSSDGKHVRAVHKAYGEKPLHAYPIMTMAEYLWTTRVRGLPKRYRPLDFTNYDKEAAQEELRAVYGWRDYGPKHSESRFTKFYQDVYLPRKLRFDKRRLHLSSLIVAGQLTRDAALEELRVPITTEKQAERDTRFVAKKLGMPIDELKALIDAPIVSHNLFDSDKALTDRLLKGRAVMRRLITRK
- a CDS encoding HisA/HisF-related TIM barrel protein is translated as MVLPRLIVVMLIDRSRRVVKTVGFGERTYVGDPFNIIRLFNEKEVDEICVLDIDASADGREPDFDLVTSLASECFMPLSYGGGISTIQHARRLVADGVEKLVLRSHTSERLIGEIAEAFGVQALVGCLDYRVDGASRTTSTGKPLEQEAARLAKAGVGEIILQSIDRDGLRTGMDIEGIAAIAPGLDVPVIALGGAGEVAHLDAALGAGADAAASGSAFAFIGRLRAVLITYPDYETRLQAKNR